TACCAACTACAAAATTAGCGAACCACTGAGGCACAAACAAAGGACAGTGTTTTGCCGGAGGCTAGTTCCTGGAAAGGCATCTTGGAGAAGGATTTTGGTGAGGCAACTTTCTTCTCAGAATTTTCAGATAAATTTTACTTTATAAGGAGTTCAGAGGATGCACAGAAATCTAcctcctgccccttcccccaccagaaAAATCAACTGTTGAACGTCATGTTCTTTCAAGTAGACAATGAGTGCTTAAAATTTAGGTTCAGTCCCTCAAACATCAATCTAGCTAAGACCCCATGAATCCTTGTAAATACAAATTAAGTGACAATTACTGCACATAGTGTAACTGAAAGTTACTTTGGCCCCAGGAACTGGTTCTACAAGTGCTAACCTAACAATAAGAGGTTGAGTTTTACAGAGGCTCAATATTTATAACGATGCTTACCACAAAAAAAACATCAACTCCTCTTTTCTGGATTCCTTGGTTTCAAAGCTTGCATCGTACAAAGCATAGCGacaatctttttcaggaagcatTCCCACAAAATGCTTGAAAGGATCGGTTATGGTTACACCAACATCTCCAACCAAGATCTCTTTGCCTTCTTCCACAATGATACACTTTTTATCTGCACTGAGACAAAAAATGacagccttctttcttttcttgatttcttctgGTGTGGAGCACTTTCGAACTTTCATGTCATAAAAAATGCGACATACTTCATCAGCAACTTGCACTCCTGAGGcctataagagagagagagagagagagagagagagagagagagagagagagagagagagagagaaacactaAGAGGTTTATACTTTTTATCATgtcaaatataaaatgttatttacttTTGGTGATAGACTagttacacttaaaaattttaaggtaAAAATTTGGTGATAGACTagttacacttaaaaaaataagggaaataaaaatttccCAGTAGGAAAACTAGAAAATCTGAGCTGCAACCACTAACTTCAGTCattgaactttttaaaagattacaCACATAAGCCACTTGTCACTATGATGTGGGAGCAAGCAAGGGAAGATTCAGCTATAGCAGCCCCTCCTGCCCCAAAACCTGGAAAAGGTGCTTTTTGTGGTGCTGGATTCTCTCCTCCTTATGGATGCTCAGCACCCTGACTGCAGGCAGTCATCTCCCTAGTTTGGGTATTAATACCCAGAACTCTTTTCATAATACATAACAGAGTGGCTGGGTTGGGAAAATTCCATTCCTCCAGCATATCCTTCTCTcataaaagaagaattaaaaggtCTTTTTTCTACTCATATTTCAAAACTATGTGATTAATATTCAGTAACATATTAGTCACACTTTAAAATCTCCAAGTTTAAAATTAAGATCAGAGTAAATAAGATCTCATAGAACAGAGATGAATAAAATGTTCGTCAATCACATATCTGTTAAGGAACTTGTATcgagaataaattatttttttatttagaggCTGAACAAAAAGaggacaacccaattaaaaaaaaaatttaacatggTACAGCTTTTCACTTGTTTAGTTTTTTAACGTAAGAATAATCTgaataaatttaatataaaatgttcCCAAattcaatatagaaagaatgtgaCAAATACCTTGGGTAAgttctgtttgtgtttttgcATATTGTAAAAGCAGTATCACAGGGAAAATAGTTTCTAAAGGTAAATTATTGTGGTTTAGTTGCTAGTTTGTACTAAGAGTTGACCTCTCCCTGTGCATTTTGTTCTAAACATGTGTAAGTAACAATTGTGTAACTTGTCTCCCTTCTaccttataaaaaaaattaatatgggtAAGAAACTTgagcagatatttctccaaagaagacataaaatggcCAAAAAGTACACTTGGAAAAAATACAAGACCATTAGGGAAGTAagtatcaaaaccacaatgagctactactgcacacccactaggatggctaacaAAAAAGACAAcagtaacaaatgttggtgaagctgCTGAGAAACTGAACCTATGTATACTGCTGACAGAACTGTGAAACACTGCAGCAGCTTCAGggaacagtctggcagtttctcaaaaagttgcACATGGAGTTAAGACCTAGCAATCCCAATCCTACATgagaaatgaaaacctatatccatacaaaaacttgcacacaatTGCTCATAGCAGCATAATTCCTAATAgtcaaaaagtagaaagaacCCAAATGTCTACCAACTGataaaaggataaacaaaatgtggtatattcacataatattattcagccataaaaaaatgagGTACTGatacatggatgaaccctgaaaaacattatgctaagtggaagctGCCAGAGATAAAAGGCGCACACTGCAGgattctatttctatgaaatcTTCAAAACAGGTAAGTCCATAAACAGAAAATAGATAGTGGTTTCCAGGAACTAAGGGGAaaggggaatggggagtgactattAATGGAtatgggtttctttttggagtgagGGAATGTTCTGGAACTTGGCAGTGGTGATggatgcacaactctgtgaatatattgAGTTGTCttcatggtatgtgaattttatcttaataaagctgctaCTTAAAAATCCAAGTAAGAATTCTGGGGGTTAAAATACACTATGATCCTAGCATTTACTTAATATTAAGGTAATTGGGCCATTTAGTCATCTCATTCATTAATAGAGCTCTAATACACTTCAATTCCATCTAATATAATTGACATCTGATCATAATCTACTTCAATCCTACCTAACCCACAGAATTGGGTTGGAGATGTTGGTGTAACCATAACCAATCCTTTCAAGCATTTTGTGGGTTAGATTTGTGTATAAATGAACACTTCACTCCAAATTTAATGAAGTGGTAGATACAGAAAATTAAGAGTAGAAAACTACCTCAAAAGCTATACAATCTTCAAATTTTCctactttttacttttcttaaacCTTCTTTTACTGCTTTAGTAATAGTATTGTTCTGATTTTTACAGCTCATCTATGTTAAGCAAGTTAAGGATCCTGATTTGGCTTTTTTGAACAGAGATGAATAAAATGTTCAAAGTAAGAAGAACTACTGAATACTAGAAACAGATCCCAATTCCTCTAACTCTCTAAGTCCATAATGTTGGTTTGTGAATCACATCTGACCCACCCAATCTTTAAAGGCATTAGGGAAACATTTGAAGTCTTAGATCTAACCAATCAATATTTGAATGTATCTGTCAATGTCTAAGTATCTCAACACTTTAAATTCTGATTTGGAAATTAAATTAATCACATGTCAGTAAttgaaaacagaaagtaaatgtGTATTCTGCAATTATAATGCAACTAACCTCATTATCTCAGGTATAATTTGCAGGTACCTTGAAGGACTCAGTAAGAAGTTTGGGCTTTTTTCTACCAGAAATGAGGTCTGGGAGGTTTCTGAAGTGAGAAATACTATAGACACTTCTGCTTGAGGA
This sequence is a window from Manis pentadactyla isolate mManPen7 chromosome 5, mManPen7.hap1, whole genome shotgun sequence. Protein-coding genes within it:
- the DSTN gene encoding destrin isoform X1, which translates into the protein MMRVDFLTITAFQEHRVQASGVQVADEVCRIFYDMKVRKCSTPEEIKKRKKAVIFCLSADKKCIIVEEGKEILVGDVGVTITDPFKHFVGMLPEKDCRYALYDASFETKESRKEELMFFLWAPELAPLKSKMIYASSKDAIKKKFQGIKHECQANGPEDLNRACIAEKLGGSLIVAFEGCPV
- the DSTN gene encoding destrin isoform X2 — protein: MASGVQVADEVCRIFYDMKVRKCSTPEEIKKRKKAVIFCLSADKKCIIVEEGKEILVGDVGVTITDPFKHFVGMLPEKDCRYALYDASFETKESRKEELMFFLWAPELAPLKSKMIYASSKDAIKKKFQGIKHECQANGPEDLNRACIAEKLGGSLIVAFEGCPV